The Musa acuminata AAA Group cultivar baxijiao chromosome BXJ1-8, Cavendish_Baxijiao_AAA, whole genome shotgun sequence genomic sequence AAAGTGGAAGGCGGTGGGGACGAAGATGACCAAGAGGAGGAAGATGGACTAGGAAACCACTACGTGCCTAGCGTCGGATTGGTCGATACACATTTACCTATGACAGGACCGGAAGCTTTTGAGTTCGTCATCAACGTGGGACAGACTACGTGTGTATGAAGCCCTGTTAGGCAACAACAGCTTGGTGCTACTACTGGTGGTCACTTCCACGATGACACCTCCTTCCGCCATTGATGGTtgtctcagtttttttttttaacttaaattagacatatcattatattaatattttattatgagtTAGCGTACCAGCGTAAGCATACTataacgtctgttaactcaatTTTAACAGGAGGggtttatatgctatgttttaaaaaatgtatagattattttagacacaagtaaACTACAAGGGCTTAAGAAGTTCATAACCAAAACTATAGAGCTAAAATTgactttaataattttattatatatattattatattaatagtttattatgagtcaacatatagactctaatgtctgttaactcaaacttgacgagaggggcatatatattacatatttaaaaatttagAGGTCATTTTAGACATAAGTAAATCATAAGGGATTAAAAAGTCTATGACCAAAACTATATAGACTAAAATAGACCTTAACCCTTTTAACGATGATAacgaactaattacatattacccccaaTAATTAGACTCCTTTAACATCTCTAGTCTCTTAACTtagatttttatattaaaatccttataattataaaagtaaaatatttaactctaTTTACCATAAGCTTTACCAATACATAAAGATATGAAAACGataagcaaaaagataatttccttAGCATCTCGATCAtggattattttatataattagacTTCTTTAGTATCCCGATTATAGacttaaaaattaatattaaaatttttataatttataaaagtaaaatatttaacctcatttaCTATAATGTCATCAGCTTTAATGACGGAAGATACGATATATGACAACACATGTCTGAATGGCGTTGCACCGCTCTGTCTTACTTGCAttcttttcctcctccctccttaTCGTTGGCGATGCAGATACCTCGCCTACCTCCTCCAACGTCAATATAGATACAAAACGAAGCTAGAGGAGATAGATCGATGTGACATCGATCGACGTAGATGCCTCATTGCTTTGCCTCATCTTCCCTCTCGTGATTGATGTTCGAATCGACATTGATAAGACTAACCACTACGTTGTCTCCAACCACCACCACAACATCATCATTCGCCACCTCCAttcaaattatctttttgttcatATTTTTGTATCACTCATATACGTGCTGTATTTTCTATCGATAGAGATGACGATATTAGGGTAaatgagattaaatgtttcactttcataactacatATATTTCAATGTAAACTTTTTAAATATAGGGATCGAGATTCTAAAGAAATTTAACTATTAactataatgataatatataattagctctacAATTTCTTACATTTAAGCAAATAAGTAATACATTATCtatggattttattttattttttggtattctGACTCGTATATAGACAATAGATTTACTTGAAACTTAAattcatcataattttttaatatgttgAACGAATAAAAATTAATCATGACccgtatttattatattataattatatataattataatatgaaaaaagTCATTTGATATTATTTTGTCTTTAATATCTAAATGAGAATGATCTATACATTTTGTATTCTGAAAAAATTGTAATTTTGTAAAACGTAGATAAAAGATGTATATTAAAATGACACATAGAAACATGAAATATAACCCAACAAGTGCCACGTATATATGAACATAAAAAGGATCGTAGTGTACATTTGCATTTTACGTATACATACGTAATGCCATAAACAGCTACAATTAGCGTGAAACCGCCATCGAAGGGTATTTAGGTGATTTTACTTTTGTAAGACCGAAGCGAACCCTAACCCTCGATGCTTCTTCCTTCTCTATATATATTATCCCACCAATGGCGTCTCCTCCCATTCATGGAGCGCCGGGCATCATCGAtccctctttctcttctttctccgTTTCTCCGATTTCTTTCTGAAATTAGAGGCTATGATGACCAAAATCTACCTATTTTATGAGAGGGCTAATCTCCTCTCTGATTAAGGTACATTCCAATGGATCCTTCTGAGCCTCCGCCGCTTTCTTGATCTGCTATTTGTGCGCGCCGGTAAGACTCGGCCCTTATTCTTACTTCATTTCTCCGTCCTGTTTCCGATATCAGAGGCTGTGATGCCCAAAATCTACCTATTTTATGAGAAGGCTAATCTCCTCTCTGATTAAGGTACATTCCAATGGATCCTTCTGAGCCTTCTCTACTTTCTTATTTTTCTCCGATTTGATCGAGATAGATCTGTGCTTCTGGCCGTTGGCGTGATGATCCCTTTCTAGGAATGCATCACATGTCGAATAAATAAATCAGACTACAATTATCTGATCAACGGCGACATCGATTTTGTTTCCGATCGCGTCTTTTGTTGCTTCGAATCGCACTTGTTTTCTTGTTTCGTTTTTGGTTTCTTTTCTCTAAGACAACAATGCAAGTCTGTGAAATCGAGTAGTACCTGTGCACGATAAGCCGATGCTCCGGACTCCTAAGGGAAGAAGGAAGGTAGCATGGTAGGGTGCACAGAGAGGAAAGAACGGGTCATCATGTCTGCTCTCGTTGACGCCTTCGGGCATTGATCCTGCGGGCCTGGATTCGACCCACAACCAATCccattcttgtttcttctctgttCTCTTTCTTCTGCTTCTCCTTGTATTTTTTTGCCATTCGATGCAGTTTGCTTCGAATCATATATCAGACGGCGTAATGGAATTGTGATACGTAGTGgtaattttctatttttcttgatGCTTGGGCTTTAAAAGTAGTttttctattgcttataaaaagatttATTATGATGTTTTACTTATTTCTGCTCTTATAAATTTGCCATTCATATGCCttttgggtatatatatatatatatatatatatatatatatatatatatatattctcattcaTTCATTCTTTGTCTAGCATCTCCATCCTAGTTTGACACGCTAACCCAATCCAACGGCAGCGAGAGCATGATTCTGTTCCCACCACAACAATCATGCACCTAACAACTAAACCCGCACGTCTTGAACTGGTTCTTCACCTCCTCCGTTATATAATGAAACCAAAAGTGAACCGGTAATCATGCTGGACATCCATGGAGGAAGCGGGCAAGAAGCACTTCATCCTCGTGCATGGGATCTGCCAAGGCGCATGGTGCTGGTACAAGCTCATCACCCTTCTCAGGTCAGCCGGCCATTTCGTCATTGCCGTCGACCTCGGCGCCACCGGGGTGGACCCACAGAGGCTCGACGAGCTCAGCTCCATGGACGACTACGCCCGCCCGCTGTTCCACGCCATCGCCTCCCTCCCGCCTCACCAGAAGCTGGTCCTCGTCGGCCACAGCTTCGGCGGAGCCAGTGTCTCCCTTGCGATGGAGAAGTTCCCCGACAAGATCTCCGTCGCCGTCTTCGTCACCGCCGTCATGCCGAGCACCACCGTTGCCATGGCTGCCCTCACGGCCGAGGTATAAGGGACATGATTCCGGGCTATATCGCTGGATTCACTCATCATTGGTTCTATTTTTCGGTGATCGCTAGTTCTTCAAGGGGCATCCACAAGAAGCCTACCTGGATTCGAAGGTCTCGATCAGCTCAGATCCCCAGAACCCTTCGAGCAGGATAGAGTTCGGCCCCGAGTACATGTCGAACAGACTGTACCAGCTCAGCCCAGCTGAGGTACGCATACAAAGTGCTCGACGAAAACACCAGACTTTGAATCCTCTCCCCTCTTCTCGTGCATGCTGATCTTTCCAGGACCTGACGCTGGGGACGCTGCTGGTGAGGCCAGGGAGTTGGTTTTTGGGCGATCTGCTACGCGATGGAATTGTCACGGAGGAGAAGTACGGGTCGGTGAGAAGGGTGTTCATCGTGTGCAAGGAGGACTTGGCCATGACCGAGGGCTACCAGCGTTGGATGATAGAAGCCAGCCCGGGGGCGGAAGTGGAGGAGATCGAAGGTGCCGATCATATGGTCATGCTCTCCAAGCCGGCGGATCTGTGCAAACTCCTCCTCGAGATTGCCGCAAGATATTGATGTCAAAGGCACATACGTGTCGGTGGTGCTATGTAGTTTCTGGAACATGAACGATTAATAAAATACAAGTATTTGCCATCTAAAAACCATGTTAGAAATGAATAAACTAATTTACACGGTGGATGGGTTCAagtattttctatatatatatatatatatatatatatatataatatcttcgaAACAATTAATTGAAGAAAAAATATTCAATTGGATATTTTCTAGGCCAAACTAAAGAAGTGCTGAAAGAAATTGTATGGTGAATCAAATTGGAATGGGATTTGGGCGAGGGTTGTGTAATTAAAAAACACAAATAAAATCAAAGTGTGATGTGTGACGAGAgtctaattaaaatttttattataaaaaaacacCTACAGTACACTTAAAAATATGGATTCAAACTTGAGAGCTGTCACTTAAGATGTCAAAATGGAGACTGCTTGCATGCTCTACATTATTAGTTGTGTCATGGTCATGGTTATGGtttgaacataaaataaaatgtttTGGTTGTATTCATAAAAGTCTAGTGACGTTCCTACTCGTCTCTCTTTCATGCCAGTTGCCGAGGGCCCATCTAACaggctttttcttttgttttctttgacTCGAATGCAGagttcttcctccttcatgccttGTCCAGTTGCCGTGGGCCCATTTTCGTTGACTTTTACTACTCCCTCCATGCCTTATCCAGTTGCCGTGGGCCTATCTAACATgtgttttttgttttcttattcttgtgTTTCTTTGGCTTGGGAAGAAGGCAAGTGTTCGCTACTTGAATTCTCCGCTATCATCAAATAGGATGGCGCGTTACTCTAGTAAGTGAGATCGGACTCCCTCTCTCactcagtctctctctctctctctctctctcatagttGTCTATTTGATTTTTTTGTCTGAAAACTCGAGATCCAAAATGTTTGATTTGTAAAGATTAGCAGAGGTGAAGAATGAAAATGTTTTCATGAGAGAGAAAACAGAAAGTGTCACCAAATATTCTCTATTTTGAAGTTTTTGTTTCAGAAAGGGAAACAAATGAAAAGGCGTATGCTATCAATGAATGCCCCATTTTAAGTGATTTGTCCACTTTATTCCTAATATTTACTAATAATCCATCTTTTAAATGAAAAAAGACAACCATAATACTTAAATAAATTTATTCTCAGACGAAACTAATGATAACTTAACATCATTTATCGAAGCAGCAAATATGGCAAATTCATCAACCTTATTGTTTACACGAAAACTAAACCATAAAGATCGaaacataataaataatgataCCTCATTCACCCAATTCATATCTAGCCGAATCAGCAATGAAAAGAAAATACTTCATCATGTCAAAATCCAGCAAAATCCATCTGCAGATGGTAACATGGAAATGACAGGGAAAACTGAAAGATGGGAGTTTCTTACCTTAAAACAGGAAAATCTTGTGCAAATAGATAGAAACTCCAAGTCTAATGAAGTGTAGAAAAATTATTAGGTGAGGCACAACCAAAGCACAATCCTCATTCCTCGTCGTCCTCGTCGCCGTCACCTCCAGCTGCCTTCTTTGCAGCAGCCTTCTGGTTCTTTCTCTTCACCCTTCCCGGGCGGCCTCCACCGAATGGACTAGTCAGCGAGAAATCAATGTGCTTTGCAGAATCCACTCTGACCATGAATGATGGGATGTTGACCACTTGCCTTCCGACTCTGTAAGCAGGATCAAATGAACACAAACTTAGATGATGCAAAATTATATGTATACCTATATTAAATGAACACAAACTCAGActattgccaagccatttgtctaCACAAAGGATTCTTCAAATAGGGAACATGTGGAGGCATTTTCAAGTCAATAGGAATTACCATTAAAAAAAAGTCATTGTGTAACCACAAGTAATTGAATCTTAGAACGAGAGAAGACAAAGTTGAACCATAATAGATACAGAAAACTAACCGGATTTAGATTCAGAAGTGAAACACTAGTCTCGAATCCCTTACCCACTGGATACTAGATGAGCACATCTAAGTTTAGCTTGGCTCTACAGGTGTCATGACAAATAAAATATAGGTGATGCAAGATGTAATAAAAACAAAAGCAGTTTCACCACAAAATTTGAAACATGAGGTGATTGACGTTCCGCTATATTCTCTCCCTCTCTACAACTACCTAATATACCTTGTGACTGGAAAAACTTTACAGAGATAAAAGGAAATAAAAAGTTGCTTTTGTGCATGCACTCAAACATGTCTGAGAGTCTTGCAGATGTTTTCATAAGCATGAACTTGAAACTATCTTTAAGATTCTTAAAAAAACAAAGGTGGTAATAAAATCAATTGGAATAACCTTGCAGGATTACACAGTCAGACCAGTCTTGCATTTGAATCTCATCAACCAGGTACACAAACAGTAACATTAACGAATCATAAATCCACTAAGCAATATTGATTTTAACCCCAATTGAGGAATGCATTGCGCCAATGACAAGCTCAATGGTCCGTACAGATGATCAAATCAGGTCATTTTCTAAGCCCTTTTAATCAGATTTTTAAAAAGGTTTAGGTAGAATGCAGTGAGTTAGGCCAGATAGTCTCAAGAAAATGGGGATATATAGTGTTAACTAGCTCTCAAGTCAAATACAACTATGAAAATTCAAACTTAAGTTGCACCCATGGCAGTAATATCTGCACTGAAAGAAAAAAGGAATCAGAAGAGGCAAAGCAACGAAGACAATGACAAGGTATAACTGCCTAACAAACATTAATATTTACTTGTAGTAAaacaaaatatttgattttcaCCTACCTTGATTTGGATCA encodes the following:
- the LOC135582764 gene encoding probable esterase PIR7A; amino-acid sequence: MEEAGKKHFILVHGICQGAWCWYKLITLLRSAGHFVIAVDLGATGVDPQRLDELSSMDDYARPLFHAIASLPPHQKLVLVGHSFGGASVSLAMEKFPDKISVAVFVTAVMPSTTVAMAALTAEFFKGHPQEAYLDSKVSISSDPQNPSSRIEFGPEYMSNRLYQLSPAEDLTLGTLLVRPGSWFLGDLLRDGIVTEEKYGSVRRVFIVCKEDLAMTEGYQRWMIEASPGAEVEEIEGADHMVMLSKPADLCKLLLEIAARY